ggcaggtacagggttagatacagagtaaagctccctctacactgtcccatcaaacactcccagggcattgtgagcttagacagtgagcCTGGATAGGATAGTCAACCAAGAGGAGCCTCACAGCCAAGACCGAACCCTGCGCTTTCCATCAAGAGTCACTGGAcactgatcagaagcaggaatccaGACCCCTCACCAGAGACACTGACCCCACCCATGCCCTGACTGAGACGAGCTAACTCGTGGCTGGCACCCAGTACTATCCCAGTGGCTCGTTACCGGACTGAGCAGTGCATTTACCCTCTGAGCCCTTTCCCATCCCGAGACATGGCAATGGTTGGGTAGAGGGGGTCGGCAGTCTCCCTCGTACCTCCAGTCAAGGCCTTGGTGAAGGGTGCGgagaagatttactcgaatggtcccagggatgagggacttcagtgatgtggagagactggagaagctggggttgttctccttggagcagagaaggttaaggggagatttaatcgaggtgttcaaaatcaggaggggttttgatggagtaaataaggagaaagtgtttccagtggcaggagggtcgggaaccagaggacacagatttaaggtaattggtaaaagaaccagaggggagatgaggagaatgtttttttacgcagcgagttgttctgatctggaattcactgcctgaaagggcggtggaagcagattcagtaataactttcaaaagggaattggataaatacttgaaggggaaaaatttgcagggttatgggcaaagagcaggggagagggactaattggagagctctttcgaagagatggcacaggcccgacgggccgaatggccttctcctgtgctgcatCGTTCTCGGAGTCGCTGCACTCGGTTCATCTTCATTCTTCCTCCTTTTTCCCGCTTTCAGGGAGGGAAAGTTTCGAAGAACAGGAAGAAGAAGTTGAGGAAGAAGCAGAAGAGGCAGGTCAAGATGTTGGAGGAGAGACTGATGGACATCCAGCAcatggaggagttggaggagcacaGGCTGCAGGAGGCCGCCTCGCTGGGCCCCTCCACGCCTGGGGCCCAGGGGCTGACTGACCTGCGGCTTCAGGGCCTCTTCCCGGGGCTCCCCAACTCCAGGCTGCAGGGGCCCCCTCGCGATCTGCGGGGGCCCCGAGATGACCATGGGCACGGGCCGGCAGACGTGAGGGGCAGGGAGAGCCTGTTCGACGAGGAGCGCGCCCCGGGAGGGAGACCAGGAGAGTGTAAGTCCCAAAAGGCCTGTCGCGAATCCCACCGCCCCCAAACCAGGCAAATACCATCGGGCATGAGCTTTGTCGTCGCCTGGCTCAGTGCCAGCTTAGTAAAAGCATCAGGCTGTGCCCGCCTCATGGCCAAGTGGTGAGTTTCCAAGCAGTGTCCATCTCCCCGCTCctcatacatagaatttacagcatagaaacagcccattcggcccaactggactgtgctccacacgaggcttcccattactccatctcaccctatcaccctatccttctattcctttctccctcatgtgtttatccggcttcctcttaaatccatctcctctctctaacccaggggtcactggacagtgatcgggagcaggaaccctgactgatttcccctctctctaacccgggggggtcactggacagtgatcaggagcaggaaccctggctgatttcctctctctctaacccaggggtcactggacagtgatcaggagcaggaaccctggctgatttccccctctctctctaacccaggggtcactggacagtgatcaggagcaggaaccctggctgatttcccctctctctctaacccaggggtcactggacagtgatcaggagcaggaaccctgactgatttccccctctctctctaacccaggggtcactggacagtgatcaggagcaggaaccctggctgatttcccctctctctctaacccaggggtcactggacagtgatcgggagcaggaaccatggctgatttccccctctctctaacccaggggtcactggacagtgatcaggagcagggaccctggctgatttcccctctctctaacccagggtcaCTAATGCCATTGGTAGCCCGaccccaggctgagatcagctttctgagcacaggcctgggatgggccctgggcctttcctgctctgtttgtggggctcagtcccacagtgggggggtggtggtcgtGTTTCCCCCAACCAgccactggagggagaggagctTTGGTTGATTTTTGTATTGCAGCTGTGACCTTTAAACCTCCTGTCGCCTTAGGCGCCAATGGAATCCAGTATGGCGGCAAGTCGCAAGAGCAGCCCGAAGGATTGGAGCCCAGGGCCAACGGCTGCGAGGCCGGCAATCACTGCAAGCACCCCGATGGTATCTGTAGCCCCCTTAGCCCCACCTCCTCGCTCAGCTTCGAGCTCTACAACTCGCACCAGATGTGCAACGGTTACTCTGCGTACAGCCGCTTCCTCAGCCCCGACTCCCAGATCTCTGGCTTCTCCGGGTCCCTCGTCTCCACCAAGTCGGGGTCGACTCTGTCAGAGTCTTCCAGCGGGAGAGAGCGTGGCGCCATGATATCACCGCTGGAGGACCAATCGCACGGTGAGTGAGATGCGTCTTACCTCGGACAGTTCAACTCCCAAGTGTTGCAGGTCCTTTCTTTACGTTTctccagcccctttcaccacctcaggacgtccccaaatgcttcacagccaatgaaggactttttaaaaagtgtagtcactgttgtaaagtaggaatcgcggcagccaaattgcacacagcaagatcccacaaacatcaatatgataaatgaccagatcgtctgttggttgagggataaatattggcctcaggACCCCGGGGaaaaactccccctgctcttctcccaatagtggccatgggatcttttacattttttttattcgttcatgggatgtgggcgtcgctggcgaggccggcatttattgcccgtcccttgagaaggtggtggtgagccgccttcttgaaccgctgcagtccgtgtggtgaaggttctcccacagtgctgttagggagggagttccaggattttgacccagcgacgatgaaggaacggccgatatatttccaagtcgggatggcgtgtgacttggaggggaacgtgcaggtggtgttgttcccatgtgcctgctgctcttgtccttcgaggtggtagaggtcgcgggtttgggaggtgctgttgaagaagccttggcgagttgctgcagtgcatcctgtggatggtacacactgcagccacggtgcgccggtggtgaagggagtgaatgtttagggtggtggatggggtgccaatcaagcgggctgctttgtcctggatggtgtcgagctttttgagtgttgttggagctgcactcatccaggcaagtggagagtattccatcacactcctgacttgtgccttgtagatggggagtcaggaggtgagtcactcgccacagaatacccagcatccaccagagagggcagacggggtctcggtttaacatctcatccaaaagactgcccCTCggccggtgcggcgctccctcggcgctgccctTCGGccggtgctgcccctccctcggcgctgcccctcggctggtgcggcgctccctcggcgctgcccctcggctggtgcggcgctccctcggcgctgcccctcggctggtgcggcgctccctcggcgctgcccctcggctggtgcggcgctccctcggcgctgcccctcggctggtgcggcgctccctcggcgctgccccctcggccggtgcggcgctccctcggcgctgccccctcggccggtgcggcgctgccccctcggccggtGCGGCCcctccctcggcgctgcccctcggccggtgcggcgctccctcggcgctgccccctcggccggtgcggcgctccctcggcgctgccccctcggccggtgcggcgctccctcggcgctgcccctcggccggtgcggcgctccctcggcgctgccccctcggccggtgcggcgctccctcggcgctgccccctcggccggtgcggcgctccctcggcgctgccccctcggccggtgcggcgctccctcggcgctgccccctcggccggtgcggcgctccctcggcgctgccccctcggccggtGCGGCCcctccctcggcgctgcccctcggccggtgcggcgctccctcggcgctgccccctcggccggtgcggcgctccctcggcgctgccccctcggccggtgcggcgctccctcggcgctgcccctcggccggtgcggcgctccctcggcgctgccccctcggccggtGCGGCCCCTCccttggcgctgccccctcggccggtGCGGCCCCTCccttggcgctgccccctcggccggtGCGGCCCCTCCttcggcgctgccccctcggccggtGCGGCCCCTCCttcggcgctgccccctcggccggcGCGGCCCCTCCttcggcgctgccccctcggccggcGCGGCCcctccctcggcgctgccccctcggccggcGCGGCCcctccctcggcgctgccccctcggccggcGCGGCCcctccctcggcgctgccccctcggccggcGCGGCCcctccctcggcgctgccccctcggccggcGCGGCCcctccctcggcgctgccccctcggccggcGCGGCCcctccctcggcgctgccccctcggccggcGCGGCCcctccctcggcgctgccccctcggccggcGCGGCCcctccctcggcgctgccccctcggccggcGCGGCCcctccctcggcgctgccccctcggccggcGCGGCCcctccctcggcgctgccccctcggccggcGCGGCCcctccctcggcgctgccccctcggccggcGCGGCCcctccctcggcgctgccccctcggccggcGCGGCCcctccctcggcgctgccccctcggccggcGCGGCCcctccctcggcgctgccccctcggccggcGCGGCCcctccctcggcgctgccccctcggccggcGCGGCCcctccctcggcgctgccccctcggccggcGCGGCCcctccctcggcgctgccccctcggccggcGCGGCCcctccctcggcgctgccccctcggccggcGCGGCCcctccctcggcgctgccccctcggccggcGCGGCGCGGATTACGTGCTCGGGTCCctggagtggggactcgaacccacaaccttctgactcagtggcgagagagagagacccgctGAGCCACAGCCGACACAAAATGAGATGACACGGCGATAGACCCTAGACTGAATCAGCCACGGCTGAGTGGGTTTCCCTTGTACCTGCTCCAAGAGTGCGAGATGAGTTTCCCAGATGTAGGAGCGAGGGATAACGTAGAGGTGCTTTTCAGGGGTTaaaccatctcctcatcttgtttGCAGATTCTTTCTGTGCCACGGACTTTGTAGTAAGTCCCCTTGAACCTCAAAACGCCGATAAACTCCGTGTGAAAATTGCTGACCTGGGGAATGCCTGCTGGGTGGTGAGTTCCCTTATTCTGCATCGAGAAACTTGCTGCGTCACACTGTATGATGTGGAAAGCCACCTGTCCGAGACTTGTTTTACTAACCGGGGCGGGGGGATTGGGCAGTGGAATGAAAGTGAACAATCTGActtgttatctgttccctcttCTCTACCCCACTCCCCAAACACAGTACAAACACTTCACTGAAGATATCCAGACTCGGCAGTACCGCTCGTTGGAGGTGCTGATTGGAGCTGGTTATGGGCCGCCTGCTGATATCTGGAGCACCGCGTGTATGGTAAGGGGGCAACCTGGCCAGGCTGTGGGTGGTTTTAGAGAGGGCACGACACTCGGTGAACGGGGCGTCACAGTGTACAATTCTCCAGCGGGGGGGTTTGATACACATTCTCTGCCATCCATTGAAGAGTTAGAGGCTCTCTGTCTCTGGCTCTTTCACTTTCTACCCTTGAataacccaccccccctcccgacTCTCATTCTGGGGCAGGGGCTGTGTCCGTGTCCGGCCACTCGCCCTGGTGATCTCGCATGGAACCTGGCACCTTCTTGGTGTGTGTAGTGTTAGCAGCACTCCTGGCAGGGCATTCACCCTCTGAGCTGGCGGAGGGGGAGAATCTGGTTTTTCTTTGACGACCTGTTCGGGTTTCACTGGAAGATGATCATTcgagccttccccccccccgaccccaaaaAACCTGTCCGAGGTTGACTTCTTCAGAGGATAAGCagcacctgaggggacagacggggcctcggtttaacgtcccctccggcggtgcggcgctccctcggcgccgtcCAGTGTGAAGGGACGAGAGGGTTTATTTTTGAACGGGAGCCAGTGGGGATTGTGGCTGGAGGTTGCTGCTTTCTGCAGGATCAGCCCTGACTGTCCACGTCTCTCCTTTCAGGCCTTCGAGCTGGTGACAGGCGATTACTTGTTTGAGCCGCACTCTGGCGAAGATTACACTCGCGATGAAGGTATGAGTCCGATTTCTATATCTCTTTCTCTGTGCACATGCGTCCCTCTCTATCTCGGTGGTTCTGACTCTCGCCAcggttcagaaggttgtgggctcgagccccactccagcaactcgAGCCCATAGTCTAGCCCGACACTCccggtggagtactgagggagcgccgcgctgtcggagggtcggtactgagggagcgcggcactgtcggagggtcagtactgagggagcgccgcactgtcggagggtcggtactgagggagcgccgcgctgtcggagggtcagtactgagggagcgccgcactgtcggagggtcggtactgagggagcgccgcgctgtcggagggtcggtactgagggagcgccgcgctgtcggagggtcagtactgagggagcgccgcactgtcggagggtcagtactgagggagcgccgcgctgtcggagggtcagtactgagggagcgccgccctgtcggagggtcagtactgagggagcgccgcactgtcggagggtcggtactgagggagcgccgcgctgtcggagggtcggtactgagggagcgccgcactgtcggagggtcagtactgagggagcgccgcactgttggagggtcagtactgagggagggctgcactgtcggagggtcagtactgagggagtgccgcgctgtcggagggtcggtactgagggagtgccgcgctgtcggagggtcggtactgagggagtgccgcactgtcggagggtcggtactgagggagtgccgcgctgtcggaggtgcagtactgagggagcgccgcactgtcggaggtgcagtactgagggagcgccgcactgtcggagggtcggtactgagggagcgccgcactgtcggagggtcagtactgagggagcgccgcactgtcggagggtcggtactgagggagcgccgcactgtcggaggtgccgtctttggatgagacgttaaaccgaggccccgtctgcccctctcgggtggatgtaaaagatcccacggccactattggaagaagagcagggggagttctccccggggtcctggggccaatatttacccctcaaccaacatcactttaaaaacagattacctggtcatttatcacattgctgtttgtgggatcttgctgtgcgcaaattggctgccgcgtttcccacattacaacagtgaccacacttcaaaaccactttacagtcaatgaatagtattggacgtcctgaagttgtgaaaagtGCTGAGACATTGAAGCctttctttctgtctgctcactgtctgTTCCATTTCTCTGCTCCTGACTGTCTCACACCTCATTTCCCTCCCACAGATCATATAGCTCACATGATTGAGTTGCTAGGCAACATCCCAGCACATTTTGCGTTATCCGGACGATACTCCCGGGAATTCTTCAATCGCAGAGGTAACTATTGATGCTGCTTCCTTTTAATTTGTGtatttagagggagctttactctgtatctcacccgtgctgtacctgcccctgggagtgtttgatgggacagtgtagagggagctttactctgtatctaaccctgtacctgccctgggagtgtttgacgggacagtgtagagggagctttactctgtatctaaccctgtacctgccctgggagtgtttgatgggacagtgtagagggagctttactctgtatctaaccctgtacctgcccctgggagtgtttgatgggacagtgtagagggagctttactctgtatctaaccctgtacctgccctgggagtgtttgatgggacagtgtagagggagctttactctgtatctaaccctgtacctgccctgggagtgtttgatgggacagtgtagagggagctttactctgtatctaaccctgtacctgccctgggagtgtttgatgggacagtgtagagggagctttactctgtatctaaccctgtacctgccctgggagtgtttgatgggacagtgtagagggagctttactctgtatctaaccctgtacctgcccctgggagtgtttgatgggacagtgtagagggagctttactctgtatctaaccctgtacctgccctgggagtgtttgatgggacagtgtagagggagctttactctgtatctaaccctgtacctgccctgggagtgtttgatgggacagtgtagagggagctttactctgtatctaaccctgtacctgccctgggagtgtttgatgggacagtgtagagggagctttactctgtatctaaccctgtacctgccctgggagtgtttgatgggacagtgtcgagggagctttactctgtatctaaccctgtacctgccctgggagtgtttgatgggacagtgtagagggagctttactctgtatctaaccctgtacctgccctgggagtgtttgatgggacagtgtagagggagctttactctgtatctaaccctgtacctgccctgggagtgtttgatgggacagtgtagagggagctttactctgtatctaaccctgtacctgccctgggagtgtttgatgggacagtgtagagggagctttactctgtatctaaccctgtacctgtcctgggagtgtttgacaggacagtgtagagggagctttactctgtatctaaccctgtacctgccctgggagtgtttgatgggacagtgtagagggagctttactctgtatctaaccctgtacctgtcctgggagtgtttgacaggacagtgtagagggagctttactctgtatctaatctgatTGCTAGATGTCGGGTGTACTGACCTCCCTCACCCAATTGAACACTGAATTTATTAAATGCATATAAATTGATTCCTTTTtgtttttctgtcttttttctttctttctcttttttttctctctgctcttactctttccctcccctgcccctgtctcttgatttccccctctccctccctccctccctccctccctctctctctctctctctcctttttttaaagGGGACCTGCGACACATTAAGAAGCTGAAGCCCTGGACCCTGTACGAGGTGCTGCTGCAGAAGTATGAGTGGTCGCTGGAGCTGGCCGCACAGTTCACCCAATTCCTGCTCCCAATGCTCGAGTTCGTCCCGGAGAAACGAGCGACGGCAGCCGAGTGTCTCAAACACGCCTGGCTCACCTCCTAACCCCACGGAAACAGGGAGGGGACACGcgcagagcgagagggagagacagaccgcTACCGCCCCTGAATCCCCCTCGAGCAGTCACCCGGctcggggagagagcgagagagagaccgcgTCCCTCACTATTGACTTGTCCAGGCCCCGCTCAGCCTGCGAGTAACCAAGGGGAAGGGTTCGGGGGATAGGGCACGGAATCTGTCCCAAACACCCGTATGTTGTCATGATCTCCTGAGTttgccccctcccctcactggctCAGCGATAGATTCCCAACCCGTTACAGACCAGGCAGGTCCCAGGCTCCATTCCCTAGTGGGGCAGTGGGGTCCGTAACTTgcatcagtgcccctgggttagggaggggacaaATCGGTCCGGATTCAGGGGTGTCCtaatgggggcgggggagggtgtTTGGGCTCACTTGTGATGACCCACACAGTTGAATATCCCGCTGACTGACTGGGCTCGTGTACGCGTACTGGAGCGCAGCCAGTGCCTGTGGGAGCCCCCGTACCCCCAGCGTGTGAAttcaggagttgggggggggctgAATTAAAGCCGCCGTCATGTTATAACTGAGGGTGGAAATGGCGAGTCTAAATCTGTAAAAGATTGCCCGAGGTTTAAGGTGAGACTGACCTCCGTCAAGTCAGTCAGCCTGGCTGACAGCTCCTgacagtctctctctatccctgggcaactggatttttgtttttagtgatgacaAACCCTAATGTTtacagcagtttttaaaaaaaaaagtctctcaAAAAAATCAGGGACCATGTCAACCACAGAATATTAACCCAGTGTGagaaaaatttaaaattctccctcctggtgctcaaatccctccctggcctcctcccctcgcccccctccctctctctgtaacctcctccagcccctacgaccctcccagatctctgcgctcctccaattccggcctcttgcacatcccccgattcccatcgctccaccatcggcggccgtgccttcagccgcctcggccctaagctctggaattccctccctgaacctctccgcctctctctcctcctttttaagaccctccttaaaacctacctctttgaccgagcttttggtcgcctgccctaatatctcatcGTGCGGCTCGGAGTCAAATCTTTGTCTGActtactctcctgtgaagtgcctcgggaagTTTAACTCCGTTAAAGGTGCTGGATAAACACACACTGTTCCTTTTTGGAATTCAAAATTCTATGGGGTTTTGATCAGAtaaatgggggggggtgggagacgaAACCATTTTCCATTGGTGAGTTGGTAACTGGAGAGTGTCAAACTAAGGGCATCACGAGAAAAccgaagggagagggagggagagaattttTAAGCAGAGGGTTGTTCGGACATGGAATGGCCGAGCAGAGGGATAGCAGAATCCAAGGGAAGCAGACAAATATTTGACACAGAAGCCTTTTAAAAGGCCATGGGGCAAAGAGCAGAGCtatgggattaggtggagagctttcccagagagccggcacaggcgcgacgggccaaatggcctcgttctATGATTGTGTGAGGAAAaggattttaaattaaattttgaaacgGAATGCTTCAGTTATGTCTTCCCTCAGTCCCTCTTTGTCGTCCCGCCAATTTGGTTGTCCGTCTTTctctcgagtcagaaggtcgtgggttcgagccccataatccaggccgccACTCCCCGGGGCAGCGCTGCGCTGTctgaggggccgt
This Heptranchias perlo isolate sHepPer1 chromosome 45, sHepPer1.hap1, whole genome shotgun sequence DNA region includes the following protein-coding sequences:
- the LOC137306766 gene encoding SRSF protein kinase 3-like isoform X1, coding for MSGIGGGQAPDEQPPPAPSIKPAPRGKRHRKRHKKKGNGTESGTGGGSKLQSAPYEEPPVQRSLTPQPSELLGSDDEEQEDPSDYCKGGYYPVKIGDLFNGRYHVVRKLGWGHFSTVWLCWDIHRKRFLALKVVKSASHYTETALDEIKLLKCVRDSDPSDPKREMIVQLIDDFKISGVNGLHVCMVFEVLGHQLLKWIIKSNYQGLPIPCVKSILRQVLQGLHYLHTKCKIIHTDIKPENILLTVDDVYVRRLAAEATIWQQSGAPPPSGSSVSTAPQDVQGGKVSKNRKKKLRKKQKRQVKMLEERLMDIQHMEELEEHRLQEAASLGPSTPGAQGLTDLRLQGLFPGLPNSRLQGPPRDLRGPRDDHGHGPADVRGRESLFDEERAPGGRPGECANGIQYGGKSQEQPEGLEPRANGCEAGNHCKHPDGICSPLSPTSSLSFELYNSHQMCNGYSAYSRFLSPDSQISGFSGSLVSTKSGSTLSESSSGRERGAMISPLEDQSHDSFCATDFVVSPLEPQNADKLRVKIADLGNACWVYKHFTEDIQTRQYRSLEVLIGAGYGPPADIWSTACMAFELVTGDYLFEPHSGEDYTRDEDHIAHMIELLGNIPAHFALSGRYSREFFNRRGDLRHIKKLKPWTLYEVLLQKYEWSLELAAQFTQFLLPMLEFVPEKRATAAECLKHAWLTS
- the LOC137306766 gene encoding SRSF protein kinase 3-like isoform X2, with the translated sequence MSNPRLLPASSRPPGARGTGRGTRRRAMAQRAAPAAAASGLQSAPYEEPPVQRSLTPQPSELLGSDDEEQEDPSDYCKGGYYPVKIGDLFNGRYHVVRKLGWGHFSTVWLCWDIHRKRFLALKVVKSASHYTETALDEIKLLKCVRDSDPSDPKREMIVQLIDDFKISGVNGLHVCMVFEVLGHQLLKWIIKSNYQGLPIPCVKSILRQVLQGLHYLHTKCKIIHTDIKPENILLTVDDVYVRRLAAEATIWQQSGAPPPSGSSVSTAPQDVQGGKVSKNRKKKLRKKQKRQVKMLEERLMDIQHMEELEEHRLQEAASLGPSTPGAQGLTDLRLQGLFPGLPNSRLQGPPRDLRGPRDDHGHGPADVRGRESLFDEERAPGGRPGECANGIQYGGKSQEQPEGLEPRANGCEAGNHCKHPDGICSPLSPTSSLSFELYNSHQMCNGYSAYSRFLSPDSQISGFSGSLVSTKSGSTLSESSSGRERGAMISPLEDQSHDSFCATDFVVSPLEPQNADKLRVKIADLGNACWVYKHFTEDIQTRQYRSLEVLIGAGYGPPADIWSTACMAFELVTGDYLFEPHSGEDYTRDEDHIAHMIELLGNIPAHFALSGRYSREFFNRRGDLRHIKKLKPWTLYEVLLQKYEWSLELAAQFTQFLLPMLEFVPEKRATAAECLKHAWLTS